One genomic region from Yersinia canariae encodes:
- the accC gene encoding acetyl-CoA carboxylase biotin carboxylase subunit: MLDKIVIANRGEIALRILRACKELGIKTVAVHSVADRDLKHVLLADETVCIGPAPSVKSYLNIPAIISAAEITGAVAIHPGYGFLSENADFAEQVERSGFIFIGPRAETIRLMGDKVSAINAMKKAGVPCVPGSDGPLDDDTAKNKAFAKRIGYPVIIKASGGGGGRGMRVVRHDKDLEQSINMTRAEAKAAFNNDMVYMEKYLENPRHIEIQILADGQGNAIYLAERDCSMQRRHQKVVEEAPAPGITSETRRYIGERCAKACVEIGYRGAGTFEFLYENGEFYFIEMNTRIQVEHPVTEMITGVDLIKEQLRIAAGQPLSIKQDDVKVQGHAVECRINAEDPNTFLPSPGKITRFHAPGGFGVRWESHIYAGYTVPPYYDSMIGKLITYGENRDVAIARMKNALAELIIDGIKTNVELQQRIMNDENFQHGGTNIHYLEKKLGMQET; encoded by the coding sequence ATGCTTGATAAAATCGTAATCGCTAACCGCGGTGAGATTGCGCTACGTATCCTGCGAGCTTGTAAAGAGCTGGGGATCAAAACTGTCGCAGTTCACTCTGTTGCGGATCGTGATCTTAAACACGTATTACTGGCTGACGAGACTGTCTGTATTGGTCCCGCGCCGTCTGTCAAAAGCTATCTGAACATCCCGGCAATTATTTCTGCTGCTGAGATCACCGGCGCGGTGGCTATTCACCCCGGCTATGGTTTCCTGTCTGAAAATGCTGATTTTGCCGAACAGGTAGAGCGTTCTGGTTTCATCTTTATCGGCCCTCGCGCCGAAACCATTCGCCTGATGGGTGACAAGGTTTCTGCGATAAATGCCATGAAGAAAGCCGGTGTACCTTGCGTACCTGGCTCTGATGGCCCACTGGATGACGATACTGCCAAGAATAAAGCCTTTGCCAAACGAATCGGTTATCCGGTCATTATCAAGGCATCAGGTGGTGGTGGTGGTCGTGGTATGCGTGTGGTTCGTCACGATAAAGATCTTGAGCAATCCATTAACATGACGCGTGCGGAAGCAAAAGCAGCTTTCAATAACGACATGGTTTACATGGAGAAATACCTGGAAAACCCACGCCATATCGAAATTCAGATTTTGGCTGACGGTCAGGGTAATGCTATCTATCTGGCTGAGCGCGACTGTTCTATGCAGCGCCGCCACCAGAAAGTCGTCGAAGAGGCACCAGCACCCGGTATCACCAGCGAAACACGCCGTTATATTGGTGAGCGCTGTGCGAAAGCCTGTGTGGAAATCGGCTATCGTGGCGCGGGGACTTTTGAGTTCCTGTATGAAAACGGCGAGTTTTATTTCATCGAAATGAACACCCGTATTCAGGTTGAGCACCCGGTTACCGAAATGATCACCGGTGTCGATTTGATTAAAGAACAGCTGCGTATCGCCGCGGGCCAACCTCTTTCCATCAAACAAGATGACGTGAAAGTACAGGGTCACGCAGTAGAATGCCGTATCAACGCCGAAGATCCGAATACCTTCCTGCCAAGTCCGGGTAAAATTACCCGTTTCCATGCGCCGGGCGGTTTTGGTGTGCGTTGGGAGTCTCATATTTACGCCGGTTATACCGTGCCACCATATTATGACTCCATGATCGGTAAGCTGATCACTTACGGTGAAAACCGTGATGTTGCTATTGCCCGCATGAAGAATGCGCTGGCAGAACTCATTATCGATGGCATCAAAACCAACGTTGAGTTACAGCAGCGCATCATGAACGACGAAAATTTCCAACACGGTGGCACGAATATCCACTATCTGGAGAAAAAACTCGGGATGCAAGAAACCTGA
- the accB gene encoding acetyl-CoA carboxylase biotin carboxyl carrier protein, with product MDIRKIKKLIELVEESGISELEISEGEESVRISRAPAAPNYPMMQQPYAFAAPQPALAAAVAPAPAEPAAPAAISGHIVRSPMVGTFYRTPSPDAKAFIEVGQKVSAGDTLCIVEAMKMMNQIEADKSGTVKAILVENGQPVEFDEPLVVIE from the coding sequence ATGGATATTCGTAAGATTAAGAAACTGATCGAACTGGTTGAAGAGTCCGGCATTTCAGAGCTGGAAATCTCAGAAGGCGAAGAGTCAGTACGTATCAGTCGTGCTCCCGCCGCACCAAACTACCCAATGATGCAACAGCCGTATGCTTTCGCTGCACCACAGCCTGCTCTGGCAGCCGCTGTCGCTCCAGCACCTGCTGAACCTGCTGCACCGGCTGCTATCAGTGGTCATATCGTGCGCTCCCCAATGGTCGGTACTTTCTACCGCACCCCGAGCCCGGATGCCAAAGCCTTCATTGAAGTAGGTCAGAAAGTTTCTGCTGGTGACACTCTTTGCATCGTTGAAGCGATGAAAATGATGAACCAAATCGAAGCAGATAAATCCGGTACTGTAAAAGCCATTCTGGTTGAAAACGGTCAACCGGTTGAATTCGACGAGCCTCTTGTCGTCATCGAGTAA
- the mreC gene encoding rod shape-determining protein MreC — MKPIFSRGPSLQLRLFFAVLAAIILVIADSRLGTFVKIRTYMDTAVSPFYFLANGPRKVLDNVSETLATHQQLELENRALRQELLLKNTDLQLLGQFKQENNRLRELLGSPLRQDEQKMVTQVMSSGTDPYSDQVVIDKGSNNGVYEGQPVISDRGVVGQVVAVSKLTSRVLLICDTSHALPIQVLRNDIRVIAAGSGCTDDLLLEHLPSNTDIRVGDVLVTSGLGGRFPEGYPVAVVSSVKVDNQRAYTVIQARPTADLQRLRYLLLLWGADRNGDIPLPPDEVRRVANERLAPMMSQVLPAADAMGPPAPPATTAPTAATAPGVSP; from the coding sequence ATGAAGCCGATTTTTAGCCGGGGTCCATCCCTGCAACTGCGGTTGTTCTTTGCCGTTCTTGCAGCCATTATTTTGGTTATAGCGGATAGCCGATTAGGTACATTTGTTAAAATACGTACCTATATGGACACCGCCGTTAGTCCTTTCTATTTTCTGGCCAATGGGCCACGTAAAGTTCTCGACAACGTTTCTGAGACTCTGGCTACCCACCAACAGTTGGAGCTGGAAAATCGTGCGTTGCGCCAAGAGCTATTGCTGAAAAACACTGACCTACAGTTGCTGGGGCAATTTAAGCAGGAAAATAACCGCTTACGTGAATTGCTCGGTTCTCCCCTGCGTCAGGATGAACAGAAAATGGTTACGCAGGTGATGTCCAGCGGGACAGATCCCTATAGTGATCAAGTCGTTATCGACAAAGGTTCTAACAATGGGGTGTACGAAGGCCAGCCGGTTATCAGTGACCGGGGTGTCGTAGGCCAGGTTGTTGCGGTGAGTAAGTTAACCAGCCGCGTATTATTGATTTGTGACACCTCCCATGCGCTTCCTATTCAGGTACTGCGAAATGATATTCGGGTGATTGCCGCCGGTAGCGGTTGCACCGATGACTTATTATTAGAGCATTTGCCTAGCAATACAGATATTCGTGTTGGTGATGTATTAGTCACGTCCGGTTTGGGCGGCCGCTTCCCTGAAGGTTATCCGGTCGCGGTGGTTTCATCGGTCAAAGTTGATAACCAACGGGCTTATACCGTGATTCAGGCGCGCCCAACCGCTGATTTACAGCGTTTGCGTTACTTGTTGCTATTGTGGGGAGCAGATCGCAACGGCGATATTCCGTTGCCACCTGATGAAGTTCGTCGCGTGGCAAATGAACGTTTGGCTCCTATGATGTCGCAAGTCTTGCCTGCCGCGGATGCTATGGGCCCTCCGGCGCCTCCAGCAACCACGGCACCCACAGCAGCGACTGCTCCGGGAGTATCACCATGA
- a CDS encoding YhdT family protein, producing MDTRFLQANKEARWAFGLTLAYLVGWVITAYLPGNIPGISGLPAWFEAACIALPLLFIVLCWLMVRMIFRDISLEDDNAN from the coding sequence ATGGATACAAGATTTCTACAGGCCAATAAAGAAGCGCGTTGGGCCTTTGGCTTAACACTGGCTTATCTGGTTGGATGGGTAATAACGGCTTATTTACCGGGCAATATTCCCGGCATAAGCGGCCTGCCAGCTTGGTTCGAAGCGGCCTGTATTGCACTGCCACTGCTGTTTATTGTGCTGTGCTGGTTAATGGTGCGCATGATATTCCGCGATATCTCCTTGGAGGACGACAATGCAAACTGA
- the msrP gene encoding protein-methionine-sulfoxide reductase catalytic subunit MsrP — MRKFLSHSLCNTAIARKLTEADVTPESIFYQRRKVLQALGITAATLALPTSAQADLLAWFKGNGRPKAPSGKPLDFTKSTVYHPDLALTPEDKVTGYNNFYEFGLDKADPAANAGTLKTDDWQIKIDGDVAKPMTLNIDDLIKRFPLEERIYRMRCVEAWSMVVPWIGFELSKLLKLVEPTSNARYVAFQTLYAPDQMPGQEDRFIGGGLKYPYVEGLRLDEAMHPLAFMTLGVYGKALPPQNGAPLRLITPWKYGFKGIKSIVHIRLTHDQPPTTWNLSAPNEYGFYANVNPHVDHPRWSQATERFIGAGGILDVQRQPTLLFNGYADQVASLYRGLDLRENF; from the coding sequence ATGCGCAAATTTTTATCCCATTCCCTGTGTAATACTGCCATTGCGCGCAAACTGACCGAAGCGGATGTAACCCCCGAAAGCATTTTTTATCAGCGCCGTAAGGTGTTACAAGCATTGGGGATCACTGCTGCTACGCTGGCGTTGCCCACATCTGCACAGGCTGACTTACTGGCATGGTTTAAAGGGAATGGCCGCCCCAAAGCCCCTTCGGGCAAACCACTGGATTTCACCAAATCAACGGTTTACCACCCTGATTTGGCGCTGACGCCAGAAGATAAAGTCACTGGCTATAATAATTTCTATGAATTCGGCTTGGATAAAGCAGACCCCGCAGCCAATGCCGGAACACTGAAAACCGATGATTGGCAGATAAAAATCGACGGTGATGTCGCCAAACCAATGACACTCAATATTGATGACCTAATAAAACGCTTCCCACTGGAGGAGCGAATTTACCGTATGCGTTGCGTGGAAGCCTGGTCAATGGTGGTGCCGTGGATTGGCTTTGAATTGAGTAAACTGCTCAAGCTGGTTGAACCCACCAGCAATGCCCGTTACGTCGCGTTCCAGACACTTTATGCACCGGATCAAATGCCGGGGCAAGAAGATCGCTTTATTGGCGGCGGTCTGAAATACCCTTATGTCGAGGGATTACGACTGGATGAGGCTATGCACCCCTTGGCCTTCATGACATTGGGGGTTTATGGCAAAGCTCTGCCACCACAGAATGGTGCGCCACTGCGCCTCATCACCCCGTGGAAATATGGTTTTAAAGGTATAAAGTCTATCGTTCATATTCGCCTGACTCATGACCAGCCGCCGACAACCTGGAATCTGAGCGCGCCCAACGAATATGGTTTTTATGCCAACGTGAACCCGCATGTCGATCACCCGCGCTGGTCTCAAGCAACCGAACGCTTTATTGGCGCCGGCGGAATCTTAGATGTTCAGCGCCAACCGACGCTGTTGTTTAATGGCTATGCCGATCAAGTTGCTTCACTCTATCGCGGTTTGGATCTGCGGGAGAATTTCTGA
- the csrD gene encoding RNase E specificity factor CsrD: MRFTTKLSVFMTLLVVLAMCLVLLGSTASFFYLCQKKMEHRLQSIVTAYDQSLLLHPADKEREWLPVMMRTLGVLEVSIQNEDSTLYQLKLPAIYTPWNGQIRHRSLVVPMLHQPGASMHFTYIDPLSSYARSLYAAAILSLAVVIIALTLLLSFRWLREQTAGQEKLERRAKRILNGEREYAINSDGHEWPPCASRAIDHLLAELIEAREERNRVDTLIRTFAAQDAKTGFSNRHFFDNQLTTQMEESGAHGVVMMVQLPDFDSLIETDDHQQVQELMHSLINLLSTFVTRHPSALLARYHHSDIAILLPHKTLKDADVMAAQLVHAVGSLPEPHVIDRESLLHIGIVAYRNGDSAEQIMDNVGQATKNAAMYGGNGWYVYDTQVAEKGRGSVKWRTLLEQTLVNGGPRLYQKPVVTVDGKIHHREIISRIYDGEQELLAAEFTPLVQLFGLGELYDRQKIDRIIPLLALWPDETLAFSISVDSLLQRPFQRWLRDTLLQCRKSDRERIIFELAEADVCQYISQIRPMMRLLLGVGCKVMVSQAGLTVVSTSYIKSLRVEMIKLHPGLVRSINLRYENQLFVESLTGACAGTHAKVFAAEVLTREEWQTLKAKGVYGGQGNFFAPPTLLSPGKKKYSY, encoded by the coding sequence ATGCGATTTACAACCAAACTTTCTGTATTTATGACTTTGCTGGTCGTATTAGCGATGTGTTTAGTGCTACTGGGTAGCACGGCAAGCTTTTTTTATTTGTGTCAAAAAAAGATGGAGCACCGCCTTCAGAGTATTGTGACAGCTTATGATCAGTCATTGCTGTTGCACCCTGCTGATAAAGAACGCGAATGGTTGCCGGTAATGATGCGGACGTTGGGTGTTTTGGAAGTAAGCATCCAGAATGAAGACAGCACGTTATATCAACTAAAACTCCCTGCTATTTATACCCCTTGGAACGGCCAAATCCGCCATCGCAGTTTGGTTGTTCCCATGCTGCACCAGCCGGGGGCATCAATGCATTTTACCTATATTGACCCCTTAAGCAGCTATGCCCGATCTCTTTATGCTGCCGCTATTTTGTCGTTGGCGGTGGTGATTATCGCGCTGACACTTCTATTAAGTTTCCGTTGGCTACGTGAACAGACCGCAGGCCAGGAAAAACTGGAGCGGCGGGCCAAACGTATTCTTAATGGCGAACGTGAATACGCTATTAATAGTGATGGCCACGAATGGCCCCCTTGCGCCAGTCGCGCTATTGATCATTTATTGGCAGAGCTTATAGAAGCTAGGGAAGAGCGTAATCGTGTTGATACTTTAATTCGCACATTTGCTGCACAAGATGCCAAAACAGGATTCAGTAACCGCCATTTTTTTGATAACCAACTGACGACTCAAATGGAAGAGTCCGGTGCCCATGGGGTCGTTATGATGGTGCAGTTACCGGATTTTGACAGTTTAATTGAAACGGATGATCACCAGCAGGTGCAAGAACTGATGCATTCGCTGATTAATCTGCTTTCTACTTTTGTTACGCGTCATCCCTCTGCATTATTGGCGCGTTATCATCACAGTGATATTGCGATTTTACTCCCTCATAAAACGCTTAAAGATGCCGATGTCATGGCTGCACAGTTAGTACATGCAGTTGGGTCATTACCCGAGCCGCATGTTATTGACCGAGAGTCATTACTGCACATTGGCATTGTGGCGTACCGCAATGGCGATTCAGCTGAGCAGATAATGGATAATGTTGGACAAGCGACCAAAAATGCGGCGATGTATGGGGGAAATGGTTGGTATGTTTACGACACACAAGTTGCAGAAAAAGGGCGTGGTAGCGTCAAGTGGCGCACTTTGCTGGAACAAACTTTGGTTAATGGTGGCCCACGGCTTTACCAGAAACCTGTTGTTACAGTTGACGGTAAAATTCACCACCGTGAAATAATCAGCCGCATATATGATGGCGAGCAAGAGTTGCTGGCCGCTGAATTTACGCCGCTGGTGCAATTATTTGGTTTGGGTGAGCTTTATGATCGCCAAAAAATTGATCGGATAATTCCTTTATTAGCTTTATGGCCGGACGAAACTCTGGCATTTTCTATCAGCGTTGATTCATTATTACAGCGTCCTTTCCAGCGCTGGCTGCGGGATACGTTGTTGCAATGCAGAAAATCGGATAGAGAGCGAATTATCTTTGAACTTGCAGAGGCAGATGTGTGTCAATATATCAGCCAAATCCGTCCGATGATGCGTTTGTTACTGGGTGTCGGTTGCAAGGTCATGGTGTCACAGGCCGGATTGACGGTTGTCAGTACGTCATATATTAAGTCTCTCCGGGTTGAAATGATTAAACTTCATCCGGGATTAGTAAGAAGCATTAATTTACGTTATGAAAATCAGTTGTTTGTCGAGAGTCTAACGGGGGCTTGTGCAGGAACGCATGCGAAAGTTTTCGCAGCAGAAGTTCTTACCCGTGAAGAATGGCAAACTCTGAAGGCGAAAGGTGTTTACGGTGGACAGGGCAATTTTTTTGCTCCGCCGACGCTTTTGAGCCCCGGAAAGAAAAAATATTCGTATTAG
- the msrQ gene encoding protein-methionine-sulfoxide reductase heme-binding subunit MsrQ, protein MRLSLRQIKWLKVAIWLAAALPFLWLILSVDQGWFSADPAKDIQHFTGRMTLKLLLATLLVTPLARYGKQPLLIRCRRLLGLWCFAWGTLHLVSYSVLELGLSNLSLLGRELVTRPYLTLGIISWLLLLSLAVTSTLWAQRKMGANWQKLHNLVYVVAILAPIHYLWSVKTLSPLPIIYAVAAAILLALRYKKFRQWCR, encoded by the coding sequence ATGCGGCTTAGTTTACGACAAATTAAGTGGCTAAAAGTCGCTATTTGGCTAGCAGCCGCACTGCCTTTTCTATGGCTAATTTTATCCGTGGACCAAGGCTGGTTCAGTGCTGATCCCGCCAAAGATATTCAACACTTTACCGGCCGCATGACTCTTAAATTGTTATTGGCGACACTGCTGGTCACGCCACTGGCACGCTATGGCAAGCAACCGCTGCTGATCCGCTGTCGCCGGTTGTTAGGTCTATGGTGTTTTGCCTGGGGAACATTGCATTTGGTCAGCTACTCGGTATTGGAACTGGGGCTGAGTAATCTTAGCCTGCTGGGGCGTGAACTGGTGACCCGCCCTTACCTGACACTCGGCATAATAAGTTGGCTATTGTTACTGTCGCTGGCCGTGACTTCCACCTTATGGGCACAACGAAAAATGGGAGCCAACTGGCAAAAATTGCATAATCTGGTGTATGTTGTCGCCATTCTTGCGCCAATTCATTATCTTTGGTCGGTGAAAACCCTATCACCACTACCAATTATTTACGCAGTGGCGGCAGCAATATTATTAGCATTACGTTATAAAAAATTTCGACAATGGTGCCGCTAA
- the mreB gene encoding rod shape-determining protein MreB — MFKKFRGMFSNDLSIDLGTANTLIYVKGQGIVLNEPSVVAIRQDRAGSPKSVAAVGHDAKQMLGRTPGNIAAIRPMKDGVIADFFVTEKMLQHFIKQVHSNSFMRPSPRVLVCVPVGATQVERRAIRESAQGAGAREVFLIEEPMAAAIGAGLPVSEATGSMVVDIGGGTTEVAVISLNGVVYSSSVRIGGDRFDEAIINYVRRNYGSLIGEATAERIKHSIGSAYPGDEVLEIEVRGRNLAEGVPRGFTLNSNEILEALQEPLTGIVSAVMVALEQCPPELASDISERGMVLTGGGALLRNLDRLLMEETGIPVVVAEDPLTCVARGGGKALEMIDMHGGDLFSEE, encoded by the coding sequence ATGTTTAAGAAATTTCGTGGCATGTTTTCCAACGACTTGTCCATCGACTTGGGTACCGCCAATACCCTTATATATGTTAAAGGACAAGGCATTGTACTGAATGAACCTTCAGTGGTTGCTATTCGCCAGGATCGTGCCGGTTCACCGAAGAGCGTTGCTGCTGTGGGCCATGATGCCAAACAGATGCTGGGGCGTACCCCCGGTAATATCGCAGCTATTCGTCCGATGAAAGACGGCGTTATCGCCGATTTCTTTGTCACCGAAAAAATGCTGCAACACTTTATCAAGCAAGTTCACAGCAACAGCTTTATGCGCCCAAGTCCGCGTGTATTGGTGTGTGTACCGGTCGGGGCAACTCAGGTTGAGCGCCGTGCGATCCGTGAATCTGCTCAGGGCGCGGGCGCCCGTGAAGTGTTTCTGATTGAAGAACCGATGGCTGCGGCAATTGGCGCAGGTTTACCGGTTTCTGAAGCGACCGGTTCTATGGTTGTGGATATTGGTGGCGGTACCACAGAAGTGGCCGTTATCTCTCTGAACGGTGTGGTTTATTCCTCTTCTGTACGCATCGGTGGTGACCGCTTTGATGAAGCCATCATTAATTATGTGCGCCGTAACTACGGTTCATTGATTGGCGAAGCAACCGCTGAACGCATCAAGCACAGCATCGGTTCTGCTTATCCGGGTGATGAAGTTCTGGAAATTGAAGTCCGCGGCCGTAACCTTGCAGAAGGTGTGCCACGTGGCTTTACTCTAAACTCCAATGAGATCCTGGAAGCGCTGCAAGAGCCGCTGACTGGTATTGTTAGCGCCGTGATGGTTGCGCTGGAACAGTGCCCGCCAGAACTGGCTTCTGATATCTCTGAGCGCGGTATGGTGTTGACCGGCGGTGGCGCATTGCTGCGTAACTTGGATCGCCTGCTGATGGAAGAAACAGGTATCCCGGTTGTGGTTGCAGAAGATCCATTGACCTGCGTCGCGCGCGGCGGTGGTAAAGCGTTGGAAATGATCGACATGCATGGCGGCGATTTGTTCAGCGAAGAATAG
- a CDS encoding MDR family oxidoreductase encodes MRALVLEQTEGRTTAEVREISPSQLPAGNVTVDVNWSSLNYKDALAITGKGKIIREFPMVPGIDFAGTVHSSEDPRFHVGQSVLLTGWGVGENHWGGLAEQARVNGDWLVPMPEGLEPRKAMIIGTAGFTAMLCVMALEEGGVTPESGEVVVTGASGGVGSTAIALLAALGYKIAAISGRDSNSEYLKSLGAHRVLSRNDYLDASRPLEKQLWAGAIDTVGDKLLAKVLAQMNYNGTVAACGLAGGYSLPTTVMPFILRNVRLQGVDSVMTPQQRRLQAWQRLQKILPESFYQQASQSITLADAPAIAERLLVNEVTGRTLVKVR; translated from the coding sequence ATGCGAGCGCTTGTACTTGAGCAAACTGAAGGCCGTACTACCGCAGAAGTGCGTGAAATATCCCCGTCACAGTTGCCAGCCGGTAATGTCACGGTGGATGTTAATTGGTCTAGCCTGAATTATAAGGATGCTTTGGCTATCACGGGTAAAGGAAAAATCATCCGCGAATTCCCCATGGTTCCAGGTATTGATTTTGCGGGCACAGTCCACAGTAGCGAAGATCCGCGCTTTCATGTCGGCCAGTCGGTTTTACTGACCGGCTGGGGGGTTGGCGAGAACCATTGGGGCGGTTTGGCAGAACAAGCTCGCGTCAATGGCGACTGGCTGGTTCCAATGCCTGAAGGGTTGGAACCTCGCAAGGCGATGATCATCGGGACCGCAGGTTTCACCGCAATGTTGTGTGTCATGGCATTAGAAGAAGGTGGCGTGACACCGGAAAGCGGTGAAGTGGTAGTCACTGGTGCCAGCGGAGGCGTTGGCAGCACGGCGATCGCTTTGCTTGCTGCTCTGGGTTACAAAATCGCGGCTATTTCTGGCCGTGACAGTAACAGCGAATACCTCAAAAGCCTCGGAGCTCATCGGGTGCTCTCACGCAACGACTATCTTGACGCGTCACGCCCATTAGAGAAACAATTGTGGGCAGGGGCCATTGATACTGTTGGCGATAAATTGCTGGCTAAAGTGCTGGCACAAATGAATTACAACGGCACGGTTGCCGCTTGTGGCTTAGCGGGCGGTTATTCGCTACCCACGACCGTGATGCCATTTATTTTGCGCAATGTGCGTTTGCAAGGGGTAGATTCAGTGATGACCCCGCAACAGCGGCGGCTGCAAGCTTGGCAAAGATTACAGAAAATTTTGCCCGAAAGTTTCTATCAGCAAGCATCACAATCCATCACGCTCGCCGATGCGCCAGCTATCGCTGAACGCCTGCTAGTAAATGAAGTCACCGGTAGAACCTTGGTGAAAGTCCGCTGA
- the panF gene encoding sodium/pantothenate symporter: protein MQTDVILPLVGYLAMVFGLSIYAYTRRKTGNFLNEYFIGNRSMGGFVLAMTLTATYISASSFIGGPGAAYKYGLGWVLLAMIQLPAVWLSLGVLGKKFAILARRYNAVTLNDMLYARYQSRLLVWLASLSLLVAFIGAMTVQFIGGARLLETAAGIPYDTGLLIFGISIALYTSFGGFRASVLNDAMQGLVMLVGTILLLVAVIHAAGGLHKAVETLQHIDPALVSPQGGDQILDLPFMASFWILVCFGVIGLPHTAVRCISYRDSKAVHRGIILGTIVVAILMFGMHLAGALGRAVLPDLKIPDQVIPTLMITVLPPFAAGIFLAAPMAAIMSTINAQLLQSSATIVKDLYLNLRPEELKNERKLTRISSMSTLILGLLLLLAAWRPPEMIIWLNLLAFGGLEAVFLWPLVLGLYWERANAHGALSSMVVGAICYTVLASFDIKIAGLHPIVPSLILNLLAFYIGNQFGDRARARQPVIATTE, encoded by the coding sequence ATGCAAACTGATGTCATCCTGCCATTAGTCGGCTATCTGGCCATGGTATTTGGCTTATCTATTTATGCTTACACTCGCCGCAAAACCGGGAATTTTCTTAACGAATACTTCATTGGCAACCGCTCGATGGGGGGATTCGTCCTGGCAATGACCCTGACTGCGACGTATATCAGCGCCAGTTCATTTATCGGCGGGCCGGGTGCTGCCTATAAATACGGCCTTGGTTGGGTATTGTTGGCAATGATTCAATTGCCTGCGGTGTGGTTGTCATTGGGGGTATTGGGCAAGAAGTTTGCTATTCTGGCACGCCGTTATAATGCCGTGACACTCAATGACATGCTGTATGCGCGCTATCAGAGCCGCTTATTAGTGTGGTTAGCCAGCCTCAGCTTGCTGGTGGCGTTTATTGGTGCCATGACAGTGCAGTTCATCGGAGGCGCCCGCTTGCTGGAAACCGCAGCCGGGATTCCTTATGACACTGGCTTATTGATTTTCGGTATCAGTATCGCGCTATACACCTCTTTTGGTGGTTTCCGCGCCAGTGTGCTCAACGACGCCATGCAAGGGCTGGTCATGTTGGTAGGCACCATATTACTGTTGGTGGCGGTTATCCATGCCGCAGGTGGGCTACATAAAGCCGTCGAAACACTACAGCATATTGATCCGGCACTGGTCTCTCCTCAGGGCGGTGATCAGATCCTCGATCTGCCGTTTATGGCATCATTCTGGATCCTAGTGTGCTTTGGTGTTATTGGTCTGCCGCATACTGCGGTACGTTGTATTTCGTATCGTGATAGTAAAGCCGTGCATCGCGGTATTATTCTCGGCACCATTGTTGTGGCAATCTTAATGTTTGGTATGCATTTGGCTGGTGCATTGGGTCGCGCCGTCTTACCGGATCTAAAGATCCCGGATCAAGTGATCCCAACCTTGATGATCACCGTGTTACCGCCATTTGCCGCAGGGATCTTTCTGGCAGCACCGATGGCGGCGATTATGTCGACCATCAATGCCCAGTTACTGCAATCTTCGGCGACCATTGTGAAAGATTTATACCTCAATCTGCGGCCAGAAGAGCTGAAGAATGAACGTAAATTGACACGTATTTCCAGTATGTCGACACTGATACTCGGGCTATTACTGCTGCTTGCCGCCTGGCGACCACCAGAAATGATTATCTGGCTAAATCTGCTAGCCTTTGGCGGCCTGGAGGCGGTATTCCTTTGGCCATTAGTGTTAGGGCTGTATTGGGAGCGAGCCAATGCCCATGGTGCTCTGAGCTCAATGGTTGTTGGTGCTATATGCTATACCGTCCTGGCCAGTTTCGACATTAAGATTGCCGGTCTGCACCCGATTGTGCCATCGCTGATACTTAACCTGCTGGCGTTTTATATCGGTAATCAGTTTGGCGACAGGGCAAGAGCGCGACAACCTGTCATCGCCACTACTGAATAG
- the aroQ gene encoding type II 3-dehydroquinate dehydratase — translation MSDKFHILLLNGPNLNLLGTREPEKYGYTTLADIVSQLETQAQVMDVALSHLQSNAEHVLIDRIHQARGNTDFILINPAAFTHTSVALRDALLGVQIPFIEIHLSNVHAREPFRHHSYLSDIAVGVICGLGADGYNFALQAAVNRLSKSN, via the coding sequence ATGTCGGATAAGTTTCACATTTTGCTTCTGAATGGCCCTAACTTGAATCTGCTTGGAACGCGTGAACCCGAAAAGTACGGTTACACGACATTGGCTGATATTGTCAGTCAATTAGAGACTCAAGCTCAGGTAATGGATGTGGCGCTATCCCATTTGCAGTCAAATGCAGAGCATGTGCTGATCGATAGAATTCACCAGGCACGGGGTAATACCGATTTTATCCTGATCAATCCGGCAGCGTTTACACATACCAGTGTTGCACTGCGCGATGCGTTGTTAGGTGTGCAGATCCCATTTATCGAGATCCACTTATCTAACGTGCATGCTCGAGAGCCTTTCCGTCATCATTCATATCTCTCTGATATCGCGGTTGGCGTAATCTGCGGACTTGGCGCAGATGGCTACAACTTTGCTTTACAGGCAGCGGTAAATCGCTTGTCAAAATCCAACTAA